A single window of Mycolicibacterium aurum DNA harbors:
- a CDS encoding ferredoxin → MKVRVDPAKCTGHGICESIADEVFEVQDDGTVVIHDAERPEADRSRMQQAVTQCPVAALTLTD, encoded by the coding sequence GTGAAGGTCCGAGTGGATCCCGCCAAGTGCACCGGGCACGGCATCTGTGAGTCCATCGCCGATGAGGTCTTCGAGGTGCAGGACGACGGCACCGTGGTGATCCACGACGCCGAGCGTCCCGAGGCCGACCGCAGCCGGATGCAGCAGGCGGTCACTCAGTGCCCGGTCGCTGCGCTGACGCTCACCGACTGA
- a CDS encoding flavin-containing monooxygenase — translation MAKTFSVGIIGAGPGGLALGIFLRKAGFDDITIFDREDGVGGTWRINTYPGLACDVKSHLYSYSFDLNAHWSRLWSGQPEILEYFERCARRYRLQQNLRVNTEIVAAHWHSETRTWSLTTSTGEVQNFDIVVSAVGLFTQPKMPDLVEEEPFTGTVMHTARWDHSVNLRDARVAVLGTGSTAAQLVPEVARQAAEVYSVQRSPTWVLPKPDREYSEREKWVFAHIPLAKKIYRTRLWLRSESNISVIENGSDKTEEFKSVALRALEAAVTDDDLRTRLTPTHPFGCKRLVFATDYLQALTQPHVRVVSSPARALRSRSLITEDGTELDVDVVVCATGYAAADYLGQIEVRGTHGTLLSDTWRDGAFAYLGMSVPGYPNFFMLYGPNTNVGSNSVIFMLEAQAHYLVRALRYMRRRNKSSIEVRSRVMTRFLDTIDTWMQGTVWLTRCSNYFRAANGRVVTQWPRSARAFWGLTRWFRPGDYIFDAPQEPSPIHVEAQTAAKR, via the coding sequence ATGGCGAAGACCTTCTCGGTGGGAATCATCGGCGCCGGCCCCGGCGGGCTTGCGCTCGGAATATTCCTGCGCAAAGCGGGATTCGATGACATCACGATCTTTGATCGGGAGGACGGGGTCGGCGGCACCTGGCGGATCAACACCTATCCGGGCCTGGCCTGCGATGTGAAGTCCCATCTCTACTCGTATTCCTTCGACTTGAACGCGCACTGGTCGCGGCTGTGGTCCGGCCAGCCGGAGATCCTGGAGTACTTCGAGCGATGCGCGCGGCGTTACCGACTGCAGCAGAACCTGCGGGTGAACACCGAGATCGTCGCGGCGCACTGGCATTCCGAAACGCGGACCTGGTCCCTGACCACCTCCACCGGAGAAGTCCAGAACTTCGACATCGTCGTGTCGGCGGTCGGACTGTTCACGCAGCCGAAGATGCCCGACCTGGTCGAGGAGGAGCCGTTCACCGGGACCGTCATGCACACCGCCCGATGGGATCACTCGGTGAATCTGCGCGACGCCCGGGTCGCGGTGCTCGGAACGGGATCGACTGCGGCGCAGTTGGTTCCCGAGGTGGCCAGGCAGGCCGCCGAGGTGTACTCGGTACAGCGCTCACCCACCTGGGTGTTGCCGAAGCCGGATCGCGAGTACAGCGAACGGGAGAAGTGGGTGTTCGCCCACATTCCGCTGGCCAAGAAGATCTACCGCACGCGGCTGTGGCTGCGCAGCGAGTCCAACATCTCCGTCATCGAGAACGGCAGCGACAAGACAGAGGAGTTCAAAAGTGTTGCACTGCGGGCACTCGAGGCCGCCGTCACCGACGACGACCTGCGCACCAGGCTGACACCCACCCATCCGTTCGGCTGCAAGCGGCTGGTGTTCGCCACCGACTATCTGCAGGCCTTGACCCAGCCGCACGTCCGGGTGGTCTCGAGCCCGGCACGCGCGCTGCGCTCGCGGTCCCTGATCACCGAGGACGGAACCGAACTCGACGTCGACGTGGTGGTGTGCGCGACCGGATACGCAGCAGCGGATTACCTGGGCCAGATCGAGGTGCGCGGAACTCACGGGACGCTGCTGAGCGACACCTGGCGCGACGGCGCTTTCGCCTACCTGGGGATGTCGGTGCCCGGCTACCCCAACTTCTTCATGCTGTACGGACCCAACACCAACGTGGGGTCGAACAGCGTGATCTTCATGCTCGAAGCCCAGGCGCACTACCTCGTGCGCGCGCTGCGGTATATGCGCCGCAGGAACAAGTCCTCCATCGAGGTGCGCTCACGGGTGATGACACGCTTCCTCGACACGATCGACACGTGGATGCAAGGTACGGTCTGGCTCACCCGGTGCAGCAACTACTTTCGCGCCGCCAACGGCCGGGTGGTCACGCAGTGGCCGCGCAGCGCGCGGGCGTTCTGGGGTCTCACGCGATGGTTCCGCCCGGGCGACTACATTTTCGACGCACCGCAGGAGCCCTCACCGATACACGTCGAGGCCCAGACCGCGGCGAAGCGGTAG
- a CDS encoding HpcH/HpaI aldolase family protein — translation MTSRLQDALAGTGPIWGGWVVGPTLYGPEEFAAAGYDYVGFDLQHGYLSDTDVALMLRRLEHVPIATVVRLPDADAAPIGRVLDAGADGVVVAMVESAAQAAEAVAATRYAPGGVRSFGPLRASLGVDPVALAERVSVFAMIETTRGLAALDEICGVDGLTGIYVGPADLAISMGHGPADAWTREDVVDVIGHIQRTTTEAGLVPGIHASTGTMGNAMARKGFRMLTLASESQALRRGAAAHLAEAVAEGS, via the coding sequence ATGACGAGCAGACTGCAGGACGCGCTGGCGGGCACCGGACCGATCTGGGGCGGATGGGTGGTGGGTCCGACCCTGTACGGTCCCGAGGAATTCGCCGCCGCCGGATACGACTACGTCGGATTCGACCTCCAGCACGGCTATCTCAGCGACACCGACGTCGCGCTGATGCTGCGTCGGCTCGAGCACGTCCCGATCGCGACCGTCGTCCGCCTGCCCGACGCGGACGCGGCACCGATCGGACGGGTACTCGATGCCGGCGCGGACGGCGTCGTCGTCGCGATGGTCGAGTCGGCCGCTCAGGCCGCTGAGGCGGTGGCGGCCACGCGGTACGCGCCCGGTGGCGTGCGCAGCTTCGGGCCGCTGCGGGCAAGCCTGGGTGTCGACCCGGTGGCGCTTGCGGAGCGGGTGTCGGTCTTCGCGATGATCGAGACGACAAGAGGATTGGCCGCGCTCGACGAGATCTGCGGAGTCGACGGCCTCACCGGTATCTATGTGGGGCCCGCTGATCTGGCGATCTCGATGGGCCACGGACCGGCGGACGCGTGGACGCGAGAGGACGTCGTGGACGTGATCGGCCACATTCAGCGGACGACGACCGAGGCCGGTTTGGTTCCCGGTATCCACGCCAGCACCGGCACCATGGGAAATGCGATGGCGCGGAAAGGATTCCGGATGCTCACGCTGGCGTCCGAATCGCAGGCTTTGCGTCGCGGTGCCGCTGCGCATCTGGCCGAGGCCGTCGCGGAGGGTTCCTGA
- a CDS encoding cytochrome P450, with the protein MPAAQFSYDPFDPAVMADPLPFYRVLRDAHPVYYLDRWDTYALSRFDDIWNVLEVNDGTFVASEGTLPAATVLAGRNAGPVADPPLHPMPFHANFDAPIYDEVRRCTAAPFRPKNVAKLGERIRTLANERLDELLPRGRFDLTQEYGGIVAASIVCDIVGLPADLASDVLATVNAGSLAQPGSGVEVANARPGYLEYLTPVVERARAGEPGALPIVDNLLAYRLPDGSGLSDSEAAVQLLGVFIGGTETVPKIVAHGLWELSGHPDQLAEVRADLDANVPVAREEMIRYCAPAQWFARTLRRPFTLHDVTIAPGQRIISLLASANRDEREYQDPDRFVWNRSIPRLLAFGRGQHFCLGSHLARLEIAIMVTEWLKRVPDFRVDTDAASRPPSSFQWGWNNLPVEVR; encoded by the coding sequence ATGCCCGCCGCCCAGTTCTCCTACGACCCGTTCGATCCCGCGGTCATGGCCGACCCGCTGCCGTTCTACCGCGTACTGCGCGACGCGCATCCGGTCTACTACCTGGACAGGTGGGACACCTACGCACTGTCGCGGTTCGACGACATCTGGAACGTCCTGGAGGTCAACGACGGAACGTTTGTCGCCTCGGAGGGAACGCTGCCCGCCGCCACGGTGCTGGCCGGCCGCAACGCGGGGCCGGTTGCCGATCCGCCGTTGCACCCCATGCCTTTTCATGCGAATTTCGACGCGCCGATCTACGATGAGGTCCGCCGTTGCACGGCAGCACCGTTCCGGCCCAAGAACGTCGCGAAGCTGGGGGAGCGAATCCGTACGCTCGCCAACGAACGGCTCGACGAGCTGCTACCCCGCGGCCGGTTCGACCTCACGCAGGAGTACGGCGGCATCGTCGCCGCCTCGATTGTCTGCGACATCGTGGGCCTGCCAGCTGATCTGGCTTCTGACGTGCTGGCCACCGTCAACGCGGGCAGCCTGGCGCAGCCGGGCAGCGGCGTCGAGGTCGCCAACGCCCGCCCCGGATACCTGGAGTATCTGACCCCCGTGGTCGAACGCGCCAGAGCCGGTGAGCCGGGTGCGCTTCCGATCGTCGACAATCTGCTGGCCTACCGGCTGCCCGACGGTTCGGGCCTGTCCGACTCCGAAGCCGCCGTGCAACTGCTCGGAGTCTTCATCGGAGGGACCGAGACGGTGCCCAAAATCGTCGCGCACGGGCTGTGGGAGCTGTCCGGCCACCCCGATCAGCTCGCCGAGGTTCGCGCTGACCTGGATGCCAACGTCCCGGTCGCCCGCGAAGAGATGATCCGCTATTGCGCACCCGCGCAATGGTTCGCCCGCACGCTGCGGCGCCCGTTCACGCTGCACGACGTCACCATCGCGCCGGGACAGCGGATCATCTCGCTGCTCGCCTCGGCCAACCGGGACGAGCGTGAGTACCAGGACCCGGACCGGTTCGTCTGGAACCGGTCCATCCCGCGGCTGTTGGCGTTCGGCCGCGGACAACACTTCTGCCTGGGGTCGCACCTCGCCCGGTTGGAGATCGCGATCATGGTGACCGAGTGGCTCAAGCGGGTCCCTGACTTCCGTGTCGACACCGACGCCGCGTCACGACCGCCGTCGAGCTTCCAGTGGGGCTGGAACAACCTTCCGGTGGAGGTGCGCTGA
- a CDS encoding SMP-30/gluconolactonase/LRE family protein: MTLTPLAKGFCFGEGPRWFEGLVWFSDMLGEAVHTVTLEREMSTLPLAGHAPSGLGFRPDGSLLIVSTQHRQVLRYDGESVVTIADLSKLVPADLGDMVVDRHGCAYIGSQARAGGGVIVRVDPDDEKQTTVVADGLDFPNGMALSPDGATLIVAESTGRRLTAFTVAADGTLGGRRVFADGLEGPPDGICLDTSGGVWVAMTLAHRFSRIVDGGQVTDRIDVGDRIAIACALGGPEGRTLFLVTTTDAYPERLRGTLLSRLDATTVDVPAAGFVAEMH; encoded by the coding sequence ATGACGCTGACTCCGTTGGCCAAAGGCTTCTGCTTCGGTGAGGGACCGCGCTGGTTCGAGGGCCTGGTGTGGTTCTCGGACATGCTGGGCGAGGCGGTGCACACCGTGACGCTGGAGCGCGAGATGAGCACGCTCCCCTTGGCCGGGCACGCCCCGTCCGGCCTGGGGTTTCGCCCGGACGGATCCCTGCTGATCGTGTCCACCCAGCACAGACAGGTGCTGCGCTACGACGGGGAATCGGTCGTCACGATCGCCGACCTGTCGAAGTTGGTCCCCGCCGACCTCGGAGACATGGTGGTCGACCGACACGGGTGCGCCTACATAGGCTCCCAGGCCCGCGCCGGCGGCGGCGTCATCGTGCGCGTCGATCCCGACGACGAGAAGCAGACCACGGTCGTTGCCGACGGCCTGGACTTCCCGAACGGGATGGCCCTCTCTCCCGACGGCGCAACGCTGATCGTCGCCGAATCCACCGGCAGACGCCTGACGGCCTTCACCGTCGCTGCAGACGGAACCCTCGGCGGTCGACGGGTTTTCGCCGACGGGCTGGAGGGTCCCCCGGACGGGATCTGCCTGGACACCTCGGGCGGAGTCTGGGTCGCGATGACGCTGGCCCACCGGTTCAGCCGGATCGTGGACGGGGGGCAGGTGACCGACCGCATCGACGTCGGCGACCGGATCGCGATCGCGTGCGCACTCGGTGGCCCAGAGGGCCGGACCCTGTTCCTGGTGACGACCACCGATGCCTATCCCGAGAGGCTGCGCGGAACTCTGCTCTCGCGCCTGGACGCAACCACAGTCGACGTGCCCGCCGCCGGGTTCGTCGCCGAGATGCACTGA
- a CDS encoding phosphotransferase, with protein sequence MVSLISQRIGPVAGLASHLGRGLGRIGADTLVGRLRSFPRTIDDLDAATLSSLIGATVTSVSLIGGDAGTSSRARLALTGHAVPASVFVKMAAETVATRLMGELGNLADTETRFYGRLAPELTGVPRCYGRRFDPLSGRFVLILEDLSATTCEFPDTLHPIDADRAALVVELLARLHATFWDRFPTDDTGPLNWIYTASADSASLLTAPLLRMSSQRLAERTDLPLERGRFIDQNYRAAAALIDRPPHTVMHGDAHPGNLYFREGKAGLLDWQAVRRGHPSRELAYTLVTSMTTESRRESQRDLLDVYRGALAASGGPELDRDGLWDRYRQSALYPYVATMITAGMGGMQGADIAMKGLERSLEALADLDTVAAVKKAL encoded by the coding sequence GTGGTTTCCCTCATCTCCCAGCGCATCGGGCCGGTCGCCGGTCTCGCCTCGCATCTTGGCCGTGGCCTCGGCAGGATCGGCGCCGACACGCTGGTCGGCCGGCTGCGTTCCTTCCCCCGCACCATCGACGATCTCGACGCGGCCACGCTGTCGTCGCTGATCGGCGCGACGGTGACCTCGGTGTCGCTGATCGGCGGCGATGCCGGGACGTCGTCGCGGGCCCGGCTGGCGCTCACCGGCCACGCCGTCCCCGCCTCGGTGTTCGTCAAGATGGCGGCCGAGACGGTGGCCACCCGCCTGATGGGCGAACTGGGCAACCTCGCCGATACCGAGACGCGTTTCTACGGCCGGCTCGCCCCCGAACTGACGGGTGTGCCGCGCTGCTACGGACGGAGATTCGACCCGCTATCGGGCAGATTCGTCCTCATCCTCGAGGACCTGTCAGCCACCACATGCGAGTTTCCCGACACCCTGCACCCGATCGACGCCGACCGGGCTGCGCTCGTCGTCGAACTGCTGGCCCGGCTGCACGCCACCTTCTGGGACCGGTTCCCCACCGACGACACCGGACCACTGAACTGGATCTATACGGCCTCGGCCGACAGCGCGTCGCTGCTCACCGCGCCGCTGCTGCGGATGTCGTCGCAACGCCTGGCCGAACGAACGGACCTGCCGCTGGAGCGCGGCCGCTTCATCGACCAGAACTATCGCGCGGCCGCGGCGCTCATCGACCGTCCGCCGCACACCGTCATGCACGGCGACGCACACCCGGGCAATCTGTACTTTCGCGAGGGGAAGGCCGGCCTGCTCGACTGGCAGGCCGTGCGACGCGGCCACCCCAGCCGGGAACTCGCGTACACGCTGGTGACGAGCATGACGACCGAGAGCAGGCGGGAGTCTCAGCGCGATCTTCTCGACGTCTACCGCGGTGCGCTCGCCGCGTCGGGCGGACCCGAGCTGGACCGCGACGGGCTGTGGGACCGGTACCGGCAGAGCGCGCTGTACCCGTACGTCGCCACGATGATCACCGCCGGGATGGGCGGCATGCAGGGCGCAGACATCGCGATGAAAGGACTCGAACGCAGCCTGGAGGCGCTCGCGGATCTCGACACCGTTGCAGCGGTGAAAAAGGCCCTGTGA
- a CDS encoding SDR family NAD(P)-dependent oxidoreductase translates to MAGDRVALITGAARGQGAAITARLLRDGFRVAACDLRADDVRRTVDKLGGERAMAVELDVASEEQWAAAVAAVVARFGALSTLVNNAGVLHRASLADETAAGFEGSWRVNCLGPFLGIQAALPHLRDSEGAAIVNTCSTGAIRPFPNHSAYGSSKWALRGLTQVAAVELAPAGIRVNAVFPGPVGTPMLDETTQTRLAAQALMGRIGTPMEIADAVAFLVSEHASFITGSELIVDGGQSLQIG, encoded by the coding sequence ATGGCCGGCGACCGTGTCGCGCTGATCACCGGTGCCGCCCGCGGACAGGGTGCCGCGATCACCGCCCGGTTGCTGCGAGACGGGTTCCGGGTCGCGGCGTGCGATCTGCGTGCCGACGACGTCAGACGCACCGTCGACAAGCTCGGCGGCGAGCGCGCCATGGCGGTGGAGCTCGACGTGGCCTCCGAGGAGCAGTGGGCGGCGGCAGTGGCGGCGGTGGTCGCACGCTTCGGCGCGCTGAGCACACTGGTCAACAACGCCGGTGTGCTGCATCGTGCGTCGCTGGCCGACGAGACCGCGGCAGGCTTCGAGGGCAGCTGGCGGGTCAATTGTCTGGGCCCGTTCCTCGGCATCCAGGCTGCGCTGCCGCACCTGCGCGATTCCGAGGGCGCCGCGATCGTGAACACCTGCAGCACCGGTGCGATCCGCCCGTTCCCCAACCACAGCGCCTACGGGTCGTCGAAATGGGCGCTGCGCGGTCTCACCCAGGTCGCGGCCGTCGAGCTGGCGCCGGCCGGGATCAGGGTGAACGCGGTGTTCCCCGGCCCGGTAGGGACACCGATGCTGGACGAGACGACGCAGACGCGGTTGGCGGCGCAGGCGCTGATGGGCCGGATCGGCACGCCCATGGAGATCGCGGACGCCGTCGCGTTCCTGGTCTCCGAGCACGCCAGCTTCATCACCGGTTCTGAGCTCATCGTCGATGGTGGGCAATCGCTGCAGATTGGATGA
- a CDS encoding CaiB/BaiF CoA transferase family protein has translation MAGPLEGIRVVELGVWVAGPAAGGILADWGADVVKIEPPDGDPARTFGRMLGISPQDRHHVSPPFQMDNRGKRSVVLDLASDDGKARAQALLDGADVFLTNIRTGALRRIGLDFAAVAAANPRLVYGLITGYGAEGPDADRPAYDVAAFWARSGLAHLLTRPGETPPFQRGGMGDHMAGMTLAGAICAALVARTRTGAGQLVTTSLYRQGAYTVSFDLNTFLITGHAIAIGQRETMGNPCMNNYTAADGRRFWLVGLQGDRHWPALCACVQRPDWLTDERFATGRARATNAGELIAELDAIFAAKTLDEWAEIFAAQPDLFWSPINSMEDVIADEQFHAAGGVVYVPDADGGAVPMVATPADFHGTPNEVRCSAPELGEHTAEILDELSHR, from the coding sequence ATGGCTGGTCCGCTGGAAGGCATCAGGGTCGTCGAACTCGGGGTCTGGGTGGCGGGACCCGCGGCCGGCGGAATCCTTGCGGACTGGGGCGCCGACGTCGTCAAGATCGAGCCGCCCGACGGGGATCCGGCCCGCACGTTCGGCCGGATGCTGGGCATCAGCCCCCAGGACCGGCATCATGTGAGCCCGCCGTTCCAGATGGACAACCGCGGTAAGCGCAGTGTGGTGCTCGACCTGGCGTCCGACGACGGGAAGGCGCGCGCGCAGGCTCTGTTGGACGGCGCCGATGTGTTCCTGACCAACATCCGCACCGGTGCCCTGCGGCGGATCGGCCTGGATTTCGCGGCGGTGGCGGCCGCGAACCCGCGGCTGGTCTATGGCCTGATCACCGGCTACGGCGCCGAGGGACCCGACGCGGACCGGCCGGCCTACGACGTCGCCGCATTCTGGGCCAGGTCGGGCCTGGCCCACCTGCTGACCCGGCCGGGCGAGACGCCCCCGTTCCAGCGCGGCGGGATGGGCGATCACATGGCGGGCATGACGCTGGCCGGTGCGATCTGCGCCGCCCTGGTGGCGCGGACACGAACCGGCGCAGGCCAATTGGTGACGACCTCGCTGTACCGCCAGGGCGCCTACACCGTCAGCTTCGACCTCAACACGTTTCTGATCACCGGCCACGCGATCGCGATCGGGCAGCGCGAGACGATGGGCAACCCGTGCATGAACAACTACACCGCGGCCGATGGTCGTCGATTCTGGCTGGTGGGTCTGCAGGGCGACCGGCACTGGCCCGCTTTGTGCGCGTGCGTGCAACGGCCCGACTGGCTGACCGATGAACGGTTCGCCACCGGCCGGGCCCGTGCCACCAACGCGGGCGAGTTGATCGCCGAACTCGACGCCATCTTCGCCGCCAAGACGCTCGACGAATGGGCCGAGATATTCGCCGCACAACCTGATCTGTTCTGGTCGCCGATCAATTCGATGGAGGATGTGATCGCCGACGAGCAATTCCACGCCGCAGGCGGGGTGGTCTACGTACCCGACGCCGACGGCGGTGCGGTACCGATGGTGGCCACGCCTGCGGATTTTCACGGCACACCGAACGAAGTGCGCTGCAGCGCACCCGAACTGGGTGAGCACACCGCCGAGATCCTTGACGAACTCAGCCATCGGTGA
- a CDS encoding thioesterase family protein, whose product MTDAYYELVDASDDRGEKFAATDFVRSTWSAAIQHAAPVSALLVRGLQRCEPRDDTRLSRVLVDLLGPVPAEGELWVRARRERAGKQIELVSAEMLALGPDGAPRPVARASGWRLQTIDTAFVTHAPAEPLRPRSEARTRDMAKDWDRNYVHSLDWRWLTTPMSDGPGESWLKPEVDLVEGEAMTPLERLFVVADDANGIGTKLDIRKWTFLNTDLAVHIHRVPDGEWIGIRAETSYGPDGIGTTLGTLFDEDGAVGAIQQSVLVRPRPPA is encoded by the coding sequence GTGACCGATGCCTACTACGAGCTCGTCGACGCGTCCGACGATCGCGGGGAGAAGTTCGCGGCAACAGATTTCGTGCGGAGCACGTGGTCGGCAGCCATTCAGCACGCGGCGCCGGTGTCAGCGCTTCTGGTCCGGGGCCTGCAGCGCTGCGAGCCGCGGGACGACACGCGCCTCAGCCGAGTGCTGGTCGATCTGCTGGGGCCGGTGCCGGCTGAGGGCGAGTTGTGGGTTCGGGCGCGGCGGGAGCGCGCAGGCAAGCAGATCGAGCTCGTCAGCGCCGAGATGCTCGCGCTCGGCCCGGACGGCGCGCCACGGCCGGTGGCCAGGGCCAGCGGGTGGCGGCTGCAGACCATCGACACCGCCTTCGTGACACATGCGCCGGCCGAACCACTTCGCCCTCGGTCGGAGGCACGGACCCGCGACATGGCGAAGGACTGGGACCGCAACTACGTCCACAGTCTTGACTGGCGGTGGTTGACCACGCCGATGAGTGACGGCCCGGGCGAATCGTGGCTCAAGCCCGAGGTGGACCTCGTCGAGGGTGAGGCGATGACGCCGCTGGAGCGGCTGTTCGTGGTCGCCGACGACGCGAACGGCATCGGCACCAAGCTCGACATCCGGAAATGGACGTTCCTCAACACCGATCTCGCAGTGCACATCCACCGGGTGCCCGACGGAGAGTGGATCGGCATCCGCGCCGAAACCAGTTACGGACCTGACGGAATCGGCACGACGCTGGGCACCCTGTTCGACGAGGACGGTGCCGTCGGGGCCATCCAGCAGTCGGTGCTCGTCCGCCCGCGACCCCCGGCGTAG
- a CDS encoding TetR/AcrR family transcriptional regulator: protein MQHSASGNDGDPDNSTRQRILAATAEVLGRNGTTKLSLSEVAAQAGVSRPTLYRYFADKRELLDVFVAWERRYYERAIARATANVPAHQRLDAALRVIVEYQLSYPGLRMVDVEPDQVIARMASVLPLMRDRLQRLCSGPDAELSAATAVRVAISQYLVRSDDSGDFLAQLRHAARVKPQAHSPRFTDG, encoded by the coding sequence ATGCAGCACTCGGCGTCGGGCAATGACGGCGATCCGGACAACTCCACGCGTCAGCGCATATTGGCCGCCACGGCAGAGGTGCTGGGCCGCAACGGCACAACCAAGCTGTCGCTGTCCGAGGTGGCGGCTCAGGCGGGTGTGTCACGGCCCACGCTGTATCGCTACTTTGCCGACAAGCGCGAGCTGCTGGACGTCTTCGTGGCCTGGGAGCGGCGATACTACGAACGCGCGATCGCCCGCGCCACCGCCAATGTGCCTGCGCACCAACGCCTCGACGCCGCATTGCGGGTCATCGTCGAATACCAGCTGTCTTACCCGGGGCTTCGGATGGTCGACGTGGAGCCCGACCAGGTGATCGCACGGATGGCGAGTGTCCTGCCGTTGATGCGCGACCGCCTGCAACGCCTGTGCAGCGGACCGGACGCCGAACTGTCCGCTGCCACCGCGGTCCGCGTGGCGATCTCGCAGTACCTGGTGCGCAGCGACGATTCCGGCGATTTTCTGGCCCAGCTGCGGCACGCCGCCCGGGTGAAGCCGCAGGCCCACTCACCCCGGTTCACCGATGGCTGA
- a CDS encoding zinc-binding dehydrogenase, with product MWSYRLVAPYTFERTDVLPRSPESLQDGEVLLRFLAAGICGSDIPGFRGVKGRVRGDTGAHAAEKDGFPIHEVVGEVIASRHTAHTRGDRVVGWASGFDGLMEEVVSDGDGLAPFDTSLSPAHAVALQPLACVLYAAEHLPDPAGRHVAVLGQGSIGLLFSYVVKTMGAAHVTGVDPIDRADVGPSFGVDTSVRATSDRWVGRLLPDAKPDIVIEAVGHQVATLSHAVEAAAFGGTVFYFGVPDDDSYPISMRTMLRNNLTLKSGVTMDRRRVLEKADAFAQAHPGLLDRYLTHTFGIGDVQAAFDLASRPVPGRIKIAIVA from the coding sequence GTGTGGTCCTATCGACTGGTAGCCCCCTACACCTTCGAGAGAACCGATGTGCTGCCACGCTCACCGGAGTCTCTGCAGGACGGCGAGGTACTGCTGCGGTTCCTCGCGGCGGGCATCTGTGGCAGCGACATCCCCGGCTTCCGGGGAGTGAAGGGCCGGGTCAGGGGCGATACCGGTGCACACGCCGCCGAGAAGGACGGCTTCCCGATCCACGAGGTCGTCGGCGAGGTGATCGCCAGCAGACACACCGCCCACACCCGCGGCGACCGCGTGGTCGGCTGGGCCTCGGGGTTCGACGGGTTGATGGAAGAGGTGGTGTCTGACGGAGATGGGTTGGCGCCCTTCGACACCTCGCTCAGTCCTGCACACGCGGTCGCCCTGCAGCCGCTGGCCTGCGTGCTCTACGCCGCCGAACACCTTCCCGACCCGGCCGGACGCCACGTCGCCGTCCTCGGTCAGGGTTCCATCGGACTGCTGTTCTCCTACGTGGTCAAGACCATGGGCGCCGCACACGTCACCGGCGTCGACCCCATCGACCGCGCCGATGTCGGACCGTCATTCGGCGTGGACACCAGCGTGCGGGCCACGAGTGACCGGTGGGTGGGTCGCCTGCTCCCGGATGCCAAGCCCGACATCGTGATCGAGGCGGTGGGCCACCAGGTGGCAACGCTGTCCCACGCCGTCGAGGCGGCCGCGTTCGGCGGCACCGTGTTCTACTTCGGCGTGCCCGACGACGACTCCTATCCGATCAGCATGCGCACCATGCTCAGGAACAACCTCACGCTGAAGTCCGGTGTGACCATGGACCGCAGGCGGGTGCTGGAGAAGGCGGACGCGTTCGCGCAGGCACACCCGGGACTGCTCGACCGGTATCTCACCCACACGTTCGGGATCGGTGACGTGCAGGCGGCATTCGATCTGGCGTCGCGTCCGGTTCCGGGGCGGATCAAGATTGCGATCGTGGCCTGA